In a genomic window of Amycolatopsis japonica:
- a CDS encoding TetR/AcrR family transcriptional regulator — protein MLPIAGAGTPERADAARNRQKIVRAAAKLVAAKGIDGLALDEVAAEAGVGIGTVYRRFPDKGALAQALLDENEREFQEAFISGPPPLGPGAPAPQRLKAFLEAYVDRLETHGELLMVAETETPMARFVTGAYRLHHSHLVALMSEIDPKTDAHFRADALLAPLAAAQYVYQRQSMTTEQIKKGLVDLYRPNA, from the coding sequence GTGCTTCCCATCGCAGGGGCCGGGACTCCAGAGCGGGCGGACGCGGCTCGCAACCGGCAGAAGATCGTCCGCGCGGCGGCCAAGCTCGTTGCGGCCAAAGGGATCGACGGGCTCGCGTTGGACGAGGTCGCGGCGGAGGCGGGCGTCGGGATCGGGACCGTGTATCGCCGGTTCCCGGACAAGGGCGCGTTGGCGCAGGCGCTGCTCGACGAGAACGAGCGCGAGTTCCAGGAGGCGTTCATCAGCGGGCCGCCGCCACTCGGGCCGGGGGCGCCCGCGCCCCAAAGACTGAAAGCGTTCCTGGAAGCGTACGTCGACAGGCTTGAAACGCATGGCGAGCTGCTCATGGTCGCGGAGACGGAGACGCCGATGGCGCGGTTCGTGACCGGCGCGTACCGGCTGCACCACAGTCACCTGGTCGCGCTGATGAGCGAGATCGATCCAAAGACCGACGCACACTTCAGGGCTGATGCGCTCCTCGCGCCCCTGGCGGCGGCGCAGTATGTCTATCAGCGCCAGAGCATGACTACGGAACAGATCAAAAAGGGCCTAGTAGATCTCTACCGGCCCAACGCGTAA
- the msrA gene encoding peptide-methionine (S)-S-oxide reductase MsrA, which produces MTEKAVLAGGCFWGMQDLFRRHPGVVSTRVGYTGGDVPNATYRNHGSHAEGIEIVFDPAQLTYRQILEFFFQIHNPTTLNRQGNDIGTSYRSAIFYTDDKQKQVAEQTIADVDASGKWPGKVVTEVTQAGDFWEAEPEHQDYLERIPNGYTCHYVRPEWQLGER; this is translated from the coding sequence GTGACGGAAAAGGCTGTTCTCGCGGGCGGCTGCTTCTGGGGCATGCAGGACCTGTTCCGCCGGCACCCCGGGGTCGTCTCCACCAGGGTCGGCTACACCGGCGGCGACGTGCCGAACGCGACCTACCGCAACCACGGCTCCCACGCCGAAGGCATCGAGATCGTCTTCGACCCGGCGCAGCTGACGTACCGGCAGATCCTGGAGTTCTTCTTCCAGATCCACAACCCGACGACCCTCAACCGCCAGGGCAACGACATCGGCACCAGCTACCGATCGGCGATCTTCTACACCGACGACAAGCAGAAGCAGGTCGCCGAACAGACGATCGCCGACGTCGACGCCTCCGGGAAATGGCCGGGCAAGGTGGTCACCGAGGTGACCCAGGCCGGTGACTTCTGGGAAGCCGAGCCGGAACACCAGGACTACCTGGAGCGCATCCCGAACGGCTACACCTGCCACTACGTGCGGCCGGAATGGCAGCTCGGCGAGCGCTGA
- a CDS encoding molybdenum cofactor biosysynthesis protein: MAARRALIVALHVSSVHAYEGRPADGPRLDPAPVSRDHVEVRAGLGLVGDRYFNHPAHRSAAVTLFSSAVPGDPLLARRNIVLSGFDVDALSRGSVVTLDSGDGPVRFEVHRPANPCAWMDVVYPVGTFAALRGRGGKRCVPLDDGVLRVGPVEIY; this comes from the coding sequence ATGGCAGCTCGGCGAGCGCTGATCGTCGCGCTGCACGTCTCCTCCGTGCATGCGTACGAGGGCCGTCCCGCTGACGGCCCTCGCCTCGATCCTGCTCCGGTCTCGCGCGACCACGTCGAGGTGCGCGCGGGACTGGGGCTGGTGGGGGACCGGTACTTCAACCATCCCGCGCATCGTTCCGCCGCGGTGACGCTCTTCTCTTCTGCTGTCCCTGGCGATCCGCTGCTGGCCCGGCGGAACATCGTGCTGTCGGGCTTCGACGTGGACGCTCTGTCGCGGGGCTCGGTTGTGACCCTGGACTCCGGTGACGGCCCTGTGCGCTTCGAGGTCCACCGGCCCGCGAATCCATGCGCGTGGATGGACGTCGTCTACCCGGTCGGGACTTTCGCTGCTTTGCGGGGCCGCGGCGGGAAGCGGTGCGTGCCGCTGGACGACGGCGTCTTACGCGTTGGGCCGGTAGAGATCTACTAG